In Maniola jurtina chromosome 2, ilManJurt1.1, whole genome shotgun sequence, the following proteins share a genomic window:
- the LOC123876077 gene encoding DNA-directed RNA polymerases I, II, and III subunit RPABC4 — MADTSAKEPSVTKVPMIYVCGECHRENEIKPRDPIRCRECGYRIMYKKRTKRLVVFDAR, encoded by the exons ATGGCTGACACAAGTGCTAAAGAACCGTCCGTGACTAAAGTGCCCATGATATACGTTTGTGgcg AATGCCACAGGGAAAATGAAATTAAGCCTAGAGATCCAATCAGATGCAGAGAATGTGGTTACCGCATTATGTACAAGAAGAGAACAAAGAGAT tgGTTGTGTTTGACGCCCGAtaa
- the LOC123876071 gene encoding ARL14 effector protein, with protein MKMRFLENFDPETSARERRKLNRKSYFMNRKSKKLYNERGLLAASGIDLCDCLDEACPGCHYPCDKCSSNKCGHECRVNRNWMVEKIEIEGNDFVIKNDYKKK; from the exons ATGAAAATGCGTTTTCTAGAAAACTTTGATCCCGAAACATCAGCCCGTGAGCGTCGCAAACTAAATCGCAAAAGTTATTTCATGAA TCGCAAATCGAAAAAACTATACAATGAACGAGGTCTGCTAGCTGCTTCGGGAATAGACCTATGCGACTGCTTAGATGAAGCATGTCCTGGTTGCCATTATCCTTGTGATAAGTGTAGCTCCAATAAATGTGGGCATGAATGCAG AGTTAATAGAAACTGGATGGtggaaaaaattgaaatagaaGGCAATGATTTTGTCATCAAGaatgattataaaaaaaagtga